In Marisediminicola antarctica, one DNA window encodes the following:
- a CDS encoding histidine phosphatase family protein: MTENSETTVTIALTRHGETDWNAAGRMQGTSDIPLNDTGREQARASSERFVGGGWHHVVTSPLSRASETGRIIADGLGIAMSGVYSDLQERHYGEAEGLTDAEAAALWSDGEFPGLESRDDVADRGLDSLVDIARDLHGSAVIVVAHGTLIREVLRRLTSVPIPSILNGATSIVERSGGSWRVITVNDEPLDDEPLSDQGA; this comes from the coding sequence GTGACTGAGAACTCTGAAACGACCGTGACGATCGCCCTGACCCGCCATGGGGAGACCGACTGGAACGCGGCGGGACGGATGCAGGGCACCTCAGACATCCCGCTCAACGACACCGGCCGGGAGCAGGCGCGCGCCTCGTCGGAGCGCTTCGTCGGCGGCGGCTGGCATCACGTGGTCACCTCGCCGCTGTCGCGGGCGTCGGAGACCGGCCGCATCATCGCCGACGGACTCGGCATCGCCATGTCCGGTGTGTACTCCGATCTGCAGGAGCGTCACTACGGAGAGGCGGAGGGCCTCACCGACGCCGAGGCGGCCGCGCTGTGGTCTGACGGCGAGTTCCCGGGGCTCGAATCCCGCGACGACGTCGCCGATCGGGGCCTCGACAGCCTCGTCGACATCGCGCGCGACCTGCACGGCTCGGCCGTCATCGTCGTCGCGCACGGCACCCTCATCCGCGAGGTGCTGCGCCGACTCACGAGTGTGCCGATTCCCTCCATCCTCAACGGGGCGACGAGCATCGTCGAGCGCTCCGGGGGCAGCTGGCGGGTCATCACCGTGAACGACGAGCCCCTCGACGACGAGCCGCTCAGCGACCAGGGAGCCTGA
- a CDS encoding TIGR03885 family FMN-dependent LLM class oxidoreductase — MTKFGFHASHEQVHPSALIAAVQRAEQAGFDAAMCSDHLVPWSERQGHSAFAWAWLGAALQATALSFGVVNAPGQRYHPVIIAQAIGTLEAMYPGRFWVALGSGEAANEHVTGQGWPRKELRNARLRECVDIIRALLDGEEVSHDGLVTVDRARLWTRPETPPPLVAAAVSVETATWAAEWADGLATIAQPVEKLRDMIAGYRDAGGRGELALQVHVSYAETDAEALAIAHDQWRSNVFAPPLCWDIDSVEAFDEASKHVSPEHMRSSVLVSSDPAEYVHQLREWSELGFDRIYIHHVGQEQSRFIDVFGEHVLPQLSGVNA, encoded by the coding sequence ATGACGAAGTTTGGTTTCCACGCATCTCACGAACAGGTGCACCCGAGCGCGCTGATTGCCGCGGTGCAGCGGGCCGAGCAGGCCGGCTTCGATGCGGCCATGTGCTCCGACCACCTCGTGCCCTGGAGCGAGCGGCAGGGCCATTCGGCATTCGCGTGGGCGTGGCTCGGCGCCGCACTGCAGGCGACGGCCCTCTCTTTCGGCGTCGTCAACGCGCCCGGGCAGAGGTACCACCCGGTGATCATCGCGCAGGCGATCGGCACCCTCGAGGCCATGTACCCCGGCCGGTTCTGGGTCGCGCTCGGCAGCGGCGAGGCGGCCAACGAGCACGTCACGGGCCAGGGGTGGCCGCGCAAGGAGCTGCGCAACGCCCGACTGCGGGAGTGCGTCGACATCATCCGCGCGCTGCTCGACGGCGAGGAGGTCAGCCACGACGGCCTCGTGACCGTCGATCGCGCGCGCCTCTGGACCAGACCGGAGACCCCACCCCCGCTCGTGGCCGCGGCCGTGAGCGTGGAGACGGCGACGTGGGCGGCCGAATGGGCCGACGGGCTCGCCACGATCGCCCAGCCGGTCGAGAAGCTCCGCGACATGATCGCCGGATACCGGGACGCCGGGGGCAGGGGTGAGCTCGCGCTGCAGGTGCACGTGAGCTATGCGGAGACCGATGCCGAGGCGCTCGCCATCGCCCACGACCAGTGGCGCAGCAACGTCTTCGCACCTCCGCTGTGCTGGGACATCGACTCGGTCGAGGCCTTCGACGAGGCCTCGAAGCATGTGAGCCCGGAGCACATGCGCTCGTCGGTTCTCGTCTCATCGGACCCGGCCGAGTACGTGCACCAGCTTCGAGAGTGGTCCGAGCTCGGGTTCGACCGCATCTACATCCACCACGTCGGCCAGGAGCAGTCGCGGTTCATCGACGTCTTCGGCGAGCACGTGCTGCCCCAACTGAGCGGAGTGAACGCATGA
- a CDS encoding alpha-amylase family protein → MRITDTSDLWWKTAVVYCLDVETFLDWNDDGIGDFAGLAQRLDYLSELGVTCLWLMPFYPTPNRDDGYDITDFYAVDPRLGHLGDLVEVIRTAQDRGMRVIADLVTNHTSDKHPWFVKSRSSRTSPYRDFYVWRDEPPADQAAPVFPDQEDSNWEYDAKTEQYYQHIFYKHQPDLNITNPAVRDEIAKMMGFWLELGLSGFRVDAVPFMLETEAVIGGDKALPDPHEYLRSLRSFLGRRSGEGVLLGEVNLPREDQQRFFGGDDGDELTMQFDFISMQKMYLSLARQDAGPLVEALLSRPAGSSDSQWANFVRNHDELTLDKLSDEERDEVFAAFGPEKRMQVYGRGLVRRLPPMLEGDPRRVRMVYSLLFSLPGTPVLFYGEEIGMGENLEQKGRLAVRTPMQWNSGKNGGFSDVAPSRLASAVVEGGFGPAHVNVEDQRRDPDSLLVFIQTLVRHYRNAPEFGWGTFAVLEQPHSAIFAHSLTWEDRRIVAVHNFSAETTEVPLTLEIEGESLLLDLISGDQVDLPSTGKTNITLDGYGYRWLRVVRAGDTHRY, encoded by the coding sequence ATGAGGATCACCGATACAAGCGACCTGTGGTGGAAGACTGCGGTCGTCTACTGCCTCGACGTCGAGACCTTTCTCGACTGGAACGACGACGGGATCGGCGACTTCGCCGGCCTCGCCCAGCGTCTGGACTACCTCTCCGAGCTCGGCGTAACCTGCCTGTGGCTTATGCCGTTCTACCCGACCCCGAACCGCGATGACGGCTACGACATCACCGACTTCTACGCCGTCGACCCCCGGCTCGGGCATCTCGGCGACCTCGTCGAGGTCATCCGCACGGCGCAGGACCGCGGCATGCGCGTGATCGCCGACCTCGTGACCAACCACACCTCGGACAAGCATCCGTGGTTCGTGAAGTCCCGCTCGAGCCGCACCTCGCCCTACCGCGACTTCTACGTGTGGCGCGACGAGCCACCCGCGGACCAGGCGGCCCCGGTGTTCCCCGACCAGGAGGACAGCAACTGGGAGTATGACGCGAAGACCGAGCAGTACTACCAGCACATCTTCTACAAGCACCAGCCCGACCTCAACATCACCAATCCCGCCGTGCGCGACGAGATCGCGAAGATGATGGGGTTCTGGCTCGAGCTCGGGCTCTCAGGGTTCCGCGTCGACGCAGTGCCCTTCATGCTCGAAACCGAGGCGGTGATCGGCGGCGACAAGGCGCTTCCGGACCCCCACGAGTACCTGAGGTCGCTGCGGTCGTTCCTGGGACGCCGCTCCGGCGAGGGGGTGCTTCTCGGCGAGGTCAACCTGCCGCGGGAGGACCAGCAACGCTTCTTCGGCGGGGACGATGGCGACGAACTCACAATGCAGTTCGACTTCATCTCGATGCAGAAGATGTACCTCTCGCTTGCGCGGCAGGACGCAGGTCCGCTGGTCGAGGCGTTGCTTTCCCGGCCCGCCGGCTCGTCGGACTCCCAGTGGGCAAACTTCGTGCGCAATCATGACGAGCTGACTCTGGACAAGCTCTCCGATGAGGAGCGGGACGAGGTGTTCGCGGCGTTCGGCCCCGAGAAGCGGATGCAGGTGTACGGACGTGGGCTGGTGCGGCGGCTACCGCCGATGCTTGAGGGTGACCCGAGGCGCGTGCGGATGGTCTACAGCCTGCTGTTCTCGCTGCCGGGCACCCCCGTGCTCTTCTACGGCGAGGAGATCGGCATGGGCGAGAACCTCGAGCAGAAGGGCCGCCTCGCGGTGCGCACCCCGATGCAATGGAACAGCGGCAAGAACGGCGGATTCTCGGATGTCGCGCCGTCGCGCCTAGCGAGCGCCGTCGTCGAGGGCGGTTTCGGCCCCGCGCACGTGAACGTCGAGGACCAGCGCCGCGACCCGGATTCGCTTCTGGTCTTCATCCAGACCCTCGTGCGGCATTACCGCAATGCGCCCGAGTTCGGCTGGGGCACCTTCGCGGTGCTCGAGCAACCTCACAGCGCGATCTTCGCCCATTCGCTGACCTGGGAGGACCGCCGCATCGTGGCGGTGCACAACTTCTCCGCCGAGACGACCGAGGTGCCACTCACCCTCGAGATCGAGGGTGAGTCGTTGCTGCTCGACCTCATCAGCGGCGACCAGGTCGACCTCCCCTCGACCGGGAAGACGAACATCACGCTCGACGGCTACGGTTACCGCTGGCTCCGTGTCGTGCGAGCCGGCGACACTCACCGGTACTGA
- the smc gene encoding chromosome segregation protein SMC: protein MHLKSLTLKGFKSFAQPTTFAFETGVTCVVGPNGSGKSNVVDALAWVMGEQGAKTLRGGKMDDVIFAGTATKGPLGRAEVILTIDNADGALPIEYSEVTISRTLFRSGGSEYAINGQSCRLLDVQELLSDSGLGREMHVIVGQGQLDSVLRASPEDRRGFIEEAAGILKHRRRKEKTIRKLDAMQVNLTRLSDLAGEIRRQLKPLGHQAEIAREAQSIASIVRDARARILADDVVTLRASITLQSRGESERKTERIVLQEQLDQARLRQQRIEQAQVGDAVDGARRVAFGLESEQARLRSLYTLANQRLALLGQQAQSPESTMGVSPQAIADARDEAERLREQIQASEAAWRDATGVTAAARANLDGLDEHIAAQSALVSRHDLEVSGLAGQVEAAGSRLAAVRGEVLRLQNGLDAARTRIQSASAEFASLEADAAAVDSGETNLDTEYETALAEVGQAEAEIDRLRDELHTLERERDALAAKAGALSSALGQKDGSSDLVAAKLAGIRGLVAEHVQVAPGYEEAITAALGSLADAVLADNREAAENALYRARAREMGRVEILLADAGTFGGTADPMLPRGAVTAASAVTAPPGVLGILSHFIVADDLGVARAVWSGFDGASKDQYTVITKSGDVLSQYVMRGGSGSKRSRIELVAERDAAAARLDEVTSLIERARFALAEQRGTVTVAKQQSAAALSALREFDSRLAARTQKINRARVQVEAAQAEAERLDKGLAPSITAVADAEAALAAAKHSHDEASSRPRPILDVAARDALFDELELARESEVEARLQVETARERVRAEELRAEALQRQLEAERTQAEEAARRAVIRRRQVASAEAVLAALPAVLDAVDRSVSQARVELAAREAERSEQNEELSALRRDESGLRERLHAISEDVHGLEMQLYESKLHLSTLLERSGNELGLVEEVLVDEYGPQHTVPVDVAHDRETPEAVPFVRGEQEQRLVRAERKLAQLGRVNPLALEEFEALEQRHRFLTEQLTDLTNTRKDLLTIIDEIDDKMQHIFASAFDDTRDAFNEVFPILFPGGTGSIHLTDPDNLLTTGIEVSVKPAGKKIERLSLLSGGERSLAAVALLIAIFKARPSPFYIMDEVEAALDDANLGRLLTIFEDLRETSQLIIITHQKRTMEIADALYGVSMRADGISAVVGQRVQREPDDEERAAS from the coding sequence GTGCACCTGAAAAGCCTCACGCTCAAGGGGTTCAAGTCCTTTGCGCAACCCACGACCTTCGCCTTCGAGACCGGCGTCACGTGCGTCGTCGGGCCCAACGGGTCGGGCAAGTCCAACGTCGTCGACGCCTTGGCCTGGGTTATGGGGGAGCAGGGTGCCAAGACCCTCCGCGGCGGCAAGATGGACGACGTCATCTTCGCCGGTACCGCAACGAAGGGCCCACTCGGCCGAGCCGAGGTCATCCTCACCATCGACAATGCCGACGGCGCTCTGCCGATCGAGTACTCCGAGGTAACCATCAGCCGCACCCTCTTCCGCAGCGGCGGGAGCGAGTACGCCATCAACGGCCAGTCCTGCCGGCTGCTCGACGTGCAGGAGCTGCTGAGCGACTCCGGCCTCGGCCGCGAGATGCACGTGATTGTCGGGCAGGGGCAGCTCGACTCCGTGCTGCGGGCGAGCCCGGAAGACCGGCGTGGATTCATCGAGGAGGCCGCCGGAATCCTCAAGCACCGCCGTCGCAAAGAGAAGACGATCCGCAAGCTCGACGCAATGCAGGTCAACCTCACCCGGCTGAGCGACCTCGCGGGGGAGATCCGCCGCCAGCTCAAGCCGCTCGGACACCAGGCCGAGATCGCCCGCGAGGCGCAATCCATCGCGAGCATCGTGCGCGATGCGCGAGCGCGAATCCTCGCCGACGACGTCGTGACCCTCCGCGCATCCATCACCCTGCAGAGCCGCGGGGAGAGCGAACGCAAGACCGAGCGCATCGTGCTGCAGGAGCAGCTCGACCAGGCGCGCCTGCGCCAGCAGCGGATCGAGCAGGCCCAGGTCGGCGACGCCGTCGACGGCGCCCGTCGCGTCGCGTTCGGCCTCGAGTCGGAGCAGGCCAGGCTACGCAGTCTCTACACGCTCGCCAACCAGCGCCTCGCCCTTCTCGGGCAGCAGGCCCAGTCGCCGGAATCGACGATGGGGGTGTCGCCGCAGGCGATCGCCGACGCCAGGGACGAGGCCGAGCGCCTGCGGGAGCAGATCCAGGCATCCGAGGCTGCCTGGCGCGACGCCACGGGGGTGACGGCGGCGGCGCGGGCCAACCTCGATGGACTTGACGAGCACATCGCGGCGCAAAGCGCCCTCGTCTCCCGGCACGACCTCGAGGTCTCAGGGCTCGCCGGGCAGGTCGAGGCCGCCGGCTCGCGGCTCGCCGCCGTGCGTGGAGAGGTGCTGCGACTGCAGAACGGGCTCGACGCCGCACGCACCCGGATCCAGTCCGCGAGCGCGGAGTTCGCGTCGCTCGAGGCGGACGCCGCCGCCGTCGATTCCGGCGAGACGAACCTCGACACCGAGTACGAGACCGCGCTCGCCGAGGTCGGCCAGGCGGAGGCCGAGATCGACCGCCTGCGCGACGAGCTGCACACACTTGAGCGCGAACGCGACGCTCTCGCGGCCAAGGCGGGAGCGTTGTCGAGCGCGCTCGGCCAGAAGGACGGCTCCAGCGACCTCGTCGCGGCGAAGCTTGCCGGAATCCGCGGCCTCGTTGCCGAGCACGTGCAGGTGGCGCCGGGCTACGAGGAGGCCATTACGGCAGCACTCGGTTCGCTCGCCGATGCAGTGCTCGCCGACAACAGGGAGGCCGCGGAGAACGCCCTCTACCGGGCCCGGGCGCGCGAGATGGGACGAGTCGAGATCCTCCTCGCGGATGCCGGGACCTTCGGCGGCACCGCCGATCCGATGCTCCCCCGGGGAGCCGTCACCGCCGCGAGCGCGGTGACGGCTCCCCCGGGCGTGCTCGGAATCCTGTCGCACTTCATCGTCGCCGACGACCTGGGTGTCGCCCGCGCCGTCTGGTCGGGCTTCGACGGGGCCAGCAAGGACCAGTACACCGTGATCACGAAGTCGGGCGACGTGTTGAGCCAGTACGTCATGCGCGGCGGGTCGGGATCCAAGCGGTCGCGCATTGAGCTCGTCGCTGAGAGGGACGCCGCCGCCGCCCGCCTCGACGAGGTCACCTCGCTCATCGAGCGCGCCCGCTTCGCGCTCGCCGAGCAGCGCGGCACCGTCACCGTGGCCAAGCAGCAGTCCGCCGCAGCCCTGTCCGCGCTGCGCGAGTTCGACTCGCGGCTCGCGGCACGCACGCAGAAGATCAACCGGGCCCGAGTGCAGGTCGAGGCCGCGCAGGCGGAGGCGGAGCGCCTCGACAAGGGCCTCGCGCCGTCCATCACCGCGGTGGCGGATGCGGAGGCCGCACTCGCGGCCGCGAAGCACTCCCACGACGAGGCATCCTCGCGCCCCCGCCCGATTCTCGACGTCGCCGCGCGGGACGCACTCTTCGACGAACTCGAGTTGGCAAGGGAGAGTGAGGTGGAGGCGAGGCTGCAGGTCGAGACAGCACGCGAGCGGGTGCGTGCCGAGGAGCTGCGGGCCGAGGCTCTGCAACGTCAGCTCGAAGCGGAACGCACACAGGCCGAGGAGGCCGCGCGACGCGCCGTCATCCGACGGCGCCAGGTGGCGTCCGCCGAGGCCGTACTGGCGGCGCTGCCCGCGGTGCTCGACGCCGTCGATCGCTCGGTCTCCCAGGCCCGAGTCGAACTCGCCGCGCGGGAGGCGGAGAGGTCGGAGCAGAACGAGGAGCTCTCCGCGTTGCGCCGTGACGAGTCGGGGCTCCGAGAGCGGCTCCACGCCATCAGCGAGGACGTCCACGGCCTGGAGATGCAGCTCTACGAAAGCAAACTGCACCTGTCGACGCTGCTCGAACGGTCCGGCAACGAGCTCGGCCTCGTCGAGGAGGTGCTCGTCGACGAGTACGGACCGCAGCACACGGTTCCGGTCGACGTGGCGCACGATCGGGAGACGCCGGAGGCAGTTCCGTTCGTGCGCGGCGAGCAGGAGCAGCGCCTCGTCCGCGCCGAGCGCAAGCTCGCCCAGCTCGGACGCGTCAACCCGCTCGCCCTCGAGGAATTCGAGGCGCTCGAACAGCGCCACCGGTTCCTCACCGAGCAGCTCACCGACCTCACCAACACGCGCAAGGACCTACTCACGATCATCGACGAGATCGACGACAAGATGCAGCACATCTTCGCGTCGGCCTTCGACGACACACGCGACGCGTTCAACGAGGTCTTCCCGATCCTTTTCCCCGGCGGCACAGGAAGTATCCACCTGACCGATCCCGACAACCTGCTCACGACAGGCATCGAGGTGAGTGTGAAGCCAGCCGGCAAGAAGATCGAGCGCCTCTCGCTGCTCAGCGGCGGGGAGCGGTCGCTTGCGGCTGTCGCGCTGCTGATCGCGATCTTCAAGGCGCGCCCCAGCCCGTTCTACATCATGGACGAGGTGGAAGCAGCCCTCGACGACGCCAACCTCGGACGCCTCCTCACAATCTTCGAGGACTTGCGGGAGACCTCGCAGCTCATCATCATCACCCACCAGAAGCGCACGATGGAGATCGCGGATGCGCTCTATGGCGTCTCCATGCGCGCCGATGGAATCAGCGCCGTCGTCGGGCAGCGTGTACAGCGGGAACCGGACGACGAGGAGCGCGCGGCAAGCTGA
- a CDS encoding GNAT family N-acetyltransferase — protein sequence MSRLTIEELTIPASVDDADAGDFVEMTRVRNEIEADTAGSFDLACTPRELLPAWQDTDEPKRLFVARVDDRIVGRAVHEAQTGDEVRSAWLEVEVAPSHRRRGIGAALYDTVAAIAIGEGRTILQAFTLHRADVTGPRLDSPTGYGSVPREDAGARFLLSRGYRLAQVERMSRLTLPAAAAGLPLPSGYSLESWAGATPEHRLADLAVLNAAMSTDPPLGETDWQPELWDEERVRRKDALNETEGRLWLTTAVRHDRSDRLAGFTNLAVPAEPHRPVFQNDTIVLKSHRGHRLGLVVKLANHARLQELAPGHPCIYTWNAEENRHMLEVNERIGFLAVGYPGTWRLDL from the coding sequence ATGAGCAGGCTCACGATCGAGGAACTGACGATCCCGGCATCCGTCGACGACGCGGACGCCGGTGATTTCGTGGAGATGACCCGTGTGCGCAACGAGATCGAGGCCGACACCGCTGGCAGCTTCGACCTCGCCTGCACACCGCGGGAGTTGCTGCCCGCCTGGCAGGACACCGACGAGCCGAAGCGGCTATTCGTAGCGAGGGTCGACGACCGCATCGTTGGCCGGGCCGTGCACGAGGCGCAGACCGGTGACGAGGTCAGGTCCGCGTGGCTCGAGGTCGAGGTGGCTCCCTCGCACCGGCGACGTGGCATCGGGGCTGCGCTCTACGACACGGTCGCCGCGATCGCCATCGGCGAGGGTCGAACGATTCTGCAGGCGTTCACCCTGCACCGGGCCGACGTGACTGGTCCGCGACTTGACTCCCCGACCGGGTACGGCTCGGTGCCACGCGAGGACGCCGGTGCCCGCTTCCTGCTTTCGCGCGGCTACCGCCTCGCGCAGGTCGAACGGATGAGCCGCCTGACGCTGCCGGCCGCCGCGGCCGGCCTCCCCCTGCCCTCGGGCTACTCGCTCGAGTCCTGGGCCGGTGCGACGCCCGAGCATCGCCTCGCTGATCTCGCCGTGCTGAACGCCGCCATGAGCACCGACCCACCCCTGGGCGAGACAGACTGGCAGCCGGAGCTGTGGGACGAGGAGAGGGTGCGCCGCAAGGACGCACTCAATGAGACGGAGGGGCGCCTCTGGCTCACGACCGCCGTCCGCCACGACAGATCCGACCGGCTAGCGGGGTTCACCAACCTCGCGGTGCCGGCCGAGCCACACCGCCCCGTGTTCCAGAACGACACGATCGTGCTGAAGTCTCATCGGGGACACCGCCTCGGGCTCGTCGTCAAACTTGCGAACCACGCGCGGTTGCAGGAGCTGGCGCCTGGGCATCCGTGCATCTACACCTGGAACGCGGAGGAGAACCGGCACATGCTCGAGGTGAACGAGAGGATCGGCTTCCTGGCGGTCGGCTACCCCGGCACGTGGCGGCTCGACCTCTGA
- the mutM gene encoding bifunctional DNA-formamidopyrimidine glycosylase/DNA-(apurinic or apyrimidinic site) lyase, which produces MPELPEVEVVRAGLEPAVTGATVSAITVFDDRSLRRHAGPAEDFVWRMTGRTILGAVRRGKFLWLPLDARPEATEPAAASAGEALVAHLGMSGQVLLRDRDTDDPLTRIRLELDHPVHGPLRLNFVDQRIFGSMAIDELVPTSDSRPGGYSGAEVDGSPPWPAPLLPSKVAHIARDPLDPAFDDARFLAALARRNTGIKRALLDQSLVSGIGNIYADESLWAARIHFDQPTSRLTRPKAKLLLAEVRLVLGRALAEGGTSFDAQYVNVNGASGYFSHSLNAYGRHGRDCPRCGRPITREAFMNRNSHFCAFCQRVR; this is translated from the coding sequence GTGCCCGAGCTCCCCGAGGTCGAGGTGGTGCGCGCCGGGCTCGAACCCGCGGTCACCGGCGCCACGGTCAGCGCCATCACGGTGTTCGACGACCGTTCCCTGCGGCGCCACGCCGGCCCCGCCGAGGATTTCGTGTGGCGGATGACCGGGCGCACAATCCTCGGGGCGGTGCGGCGCGGCAAGTTCCTCTGGCTGCCCCTTGACGCCCGTCCGGAGGCGACAGAGCCCGCCGCAGCATCTGCCGGGGAGGCTCTTGTCGCCCACCTCGGGATGTCCGGGCAGGTGCTCCTGCGCGATCGCGACACGGACGACCCGCTCACCCGCATCCGCCTCGAGCTCGACCACCCCGTGCACGGGCCGCTGCGGCTCAACTTCGTCGACCAGCGCATCTTCGGCTCGATGGCGATCGACGAGCTCGTTCCCACGTCGGATTCGCGGCCCGGCGGCTACTCGGGAGCGGAGGTCGACGGCTCGCCGCCGTGGCCGGCGCCGCTCCTGCCGAGCAAGGTCGCGCACATCGCCCGGGACCCGCTGGACCCCGCCTTCGACGACGCGCGATTCCTCGCCGCGCTCGCGCGCCGGAACACCGGGATCAAGCGCGCCCTGCTCGACCAGTCGCTGGTCAGCGGGATCGGCAACATCTACGCCGACGAGTCTCTCTGGGCGGCGCGCATCCACTTCGATCAGCCGACCAGCCGCCTGACGCGGCCGAAGGCGAAGCTGCTACTTGCCGAGGTGCGGCTCGTGCTCGGGCGGGCGCTGGCCGAGGGAGGCACAAGCTTCGACGCGCAGTACGTCAACGTCAACGGCGCATCCGGCTATTTCTCCCACTCGCTCAACGCCTATGGCCGGCACGGGCGCGACTGCCCGCGCTGCGGACGGCCGATCACCCGCGAAGCCTTCATGAACCGAAACTCCCACTTCTGCGCCTTCTGCCAGCGCGTGCGCTGA
- the rnc gene encoding ribonuclease III — MSRDRASDLASQLAVDVNAELLELALTHRSFAYENGGAGHNERLEFLGDSILGQAVTVMLYRENPTLDEGELAKRRASLVSSVALAEVARAIGLGRYIRLGRGEELTGGRDKSSILADTVEAVIGATYLSAGPEEATALVMRLIAPLMLDPDRFGVSMDPKTSLQELSARLGRGIPRYTVTNSGPDHSKRFLAAVALGDEAPIATGEGTSKKYAEMAAARDAWATLSSL, encoded by the coding sequence GTGTCACGTGATCGCGCGAGCGATCTCGCGTCGCAACTAGCGGTGGATGTCAACGCCGAGCTCCTCGAGCTCGCGCTGACACACCGCTCTTTTGCGTACGAAAACGGTGGTGCGGGCCACAACGAGCGCCTCGAGTTCCTCGGCGACTCGATCCTGGGCCAGGCAGTGACCGTCATGCTGTACCGCGAGAACCCGACCCTCGACGAGGGCGAGCTGGCCAAGAGACGGGCCAGCCTCGTGTCGAGCGTCGCGCTCGCTGAGGTGGCGCGCGCGATCGGGCTCGGCCGCTACATCCGTCTCGGCCGCGGCGAGGAGCTCACCGGGGGCCGCGACAAGTCGTCGATCCTCGCCGACACGGTCGAGGCGGTCATCGGCGCAACGTACCTCTCGGCCGGACCGGAGGAGGCGACCGCGCTTGTCATGCGCCTCATCGCGCCCCTCATGCTCGACCCCGACAGGTTCGGGGTGTCGATGGACCCCAAGACGAGCCTGCAGGAGCTCTCCGCGCGGCTGGGGCGCGGCATCCCGCGCTATACGGTGACCAACAGCGGACCCGACCACTCGAAGCGATTCCTCGCGGCGGTGGCGCTCGGCGACGAGGCCCCCATCGCAACGGGCGAAGGCACGAGCAAGAAGTACGCCGAGATGGCCGCGGCGCGCGACGCCTGGGCCACGCTTTCGAGCCTCTGA
- the rpmF gene encoding 50S ribosomal protein L32, protein MAVPKRKMSRASTRARRAQWKATPPTLVKTIESGKVVYSLPHRARVVEDSTGTPLYMEYKGRKVADV, encoded by the coding sequence ATGGCCGTACCGAAGCGCAAAATGTCACGCGCCAGCACCCGCGCGCGCCGCGCCCAGTGGAAGGCCACGCCTCCCACCCTCGTGAAGACGATCGAGAGCGGCAAGGTTGTCTACAGCCTCCCCCACCGCGCTCGCGTGGTCGAGGACTCGACCGGCACGCCGCTGTACATGGAATACAAGGGCCGCAAGGTCGCCGACGTCTGA
- a CDS encoding YceD family protein: MSNNVKSPYAVQVFDLLHRPGEMRERELDITVPEGFGNAVIGVPTGAQLHIDLRMESLHDGILVSAEVDGEAVGECVRCLIEMRIPLEVELQELFAYSQDEAFEYEVQDDTIDLEPVVRDAVVLSLPFQPVCQEDCLGLCPQCGVRLLDNPGHEHEAPVDPRWAALAGLAGETGESAEDVDGAENNGATEEKR, from the coding sequence GTGTCAAACAACGTGAAATCGCCCTACGCCGTCCAGGTGTTCGACCTTCTGCACCGCCCGGGGGAGATGCGGGAGCGAGAGCTCGACATCACCGTTCCCGAGGGGTTCGGCAATGCCGTCATCGGCGTGCCGACGGGGGCACAGCTGCACATCGACCTGCGGATGGAGTCGCTGCACGACGGTATTCTGGTGAGCGCCGAGGTCGACGGCGAGGCCGTCGGAGAGTGCGTCAGATGCCTCATCGAGATGCGCATTCCGCTCGAGGTCGAATTGCAGGAGCTTTTCGCGTATTCTCAAGACGAAGCTTTTGAGTACGAGGTTCAAGACGACACGATAGATCTTGAACCAGTAGTCAGGGACGCGGTAGTGCTTTCACTACCGTTTCAACCGGTCTGCCAAGAAGATTGCCTCGGCCTGTGCCCCCAGTGTGGGGTGCGGCTTCTTGATAACCCGGGTCACGAGCACGAAGCACCCGTCGATCCTCGATGGGCGGCTTTGGCCGGACTCGCGGGTGAGACCGGGGAATCCGCCGAAGATGTTGATGGTGCCGAGAATAACGGCGCCACAGAGGAAAAGAGATAG